A genomic segment from Desulfallas thermosapovorans DSM 6562 encodes:
- a CDS encoding sensor histidine kinase — MAFGSIKDLTILGELLDKDVAPGELINYINENAIKDFIISGNQLYLTQAHDYISNIQNGIIKLEDLSRTHPHLAPEVSEVVQLVGNEIEKNEEIAEKVIAGDYTSQNDLLPGGPGHIDHNKLQLALGNLENKLHDSSLNSMHHLMDTTNNIRSFLLIIPFLAASLSLYLSYAYWQNYIRPINKIIEAIKNNTGGNYNIVNGDFKKNEVGILAAAYNDMVQTINFERESLKEQNLQLTAQQEELTAQNEEINAQQREIAATLEKVKEGAKC, encoded by the coding sequence ATGGCCTTTGGTTCAATCAAAGACTTGACTATTTTAGGCGAATTGCTGGATAAGGATGTAGCTCCGGGTGAGTTAATCAATTATATCAATGAAAATGCAATTAAGGACTTTATTATCAGCGGTAATCAGTTATATCTAACCCAGGCGCACGATTATATATCTAATATCCAAAATGGAATTATTAAACTGGAAGATCTGTCCCGCACACACCCCCATTTAGCACCTGAGGTGAGTGAGGTGGTGCAGTTGGTTGGTAATGAAATTGAAAAAAATGAAGAAATTGCAGAAAAAGTAATAGCAGGAGATTATACCTCACAAAACGACTTGCTGCCGGGGGGACCGGGTCATATTGACCACAACAAGTTGCAGTTAGCTCTGGGTAACTTAGAAAATAAATTGCATGATTCCTCCCTGAACTCAATGCATCATTTAATGGATACTACCAACAATATCAGGTCATTCCTTTTAATAATACCTTTTCTGGCGGCATCCCTGTCTTTATATTTGAGTTATGCTTACTGGCAAAATTATATACGGCCCATAAATAAAATTATCGAAGCTATTAAAAATAACACCGGCGGTAATTACAATATCGTTAACGGTGACTTTAAAAAAAATGAAGTAGGGATTTTAGCTGCTGCATATAATGACATGGTTCAGACAATAAACTTTGAAAGAGAAAGTTTAAAAGAACAAAACCTGCAACTTACAGCACAGCAGGAGGAACTAACAGCCCAAAATGAGGAAATTAATGCCCAGCAAAGGGAAATCGCTGCAACGTTAGAGAAAGTTAAGGAAGGAGCCAAATGTTGA
- a CDS encoding NADH-dependent [FeFe] hydrogenase, group A6 — translation MAAVNLTIDGVQVQAQAGTSVLEAAKQAGIKIPTLCYLEEINEVGACRICLVEVQGARTLQASCVTPVAEGMVVRTNTPAVRHARKLNLELIMSNHPQECLSCPRSTNCELQQLAAELGITELRFAGEVSPYEPDLSSPSLVRDPRKCILCRRCVSVCEKVQQVNAIAPQERGFNTIVAPAFLDPLGSAACVNCGQCALVCPTAAIHEKDQTAQVWAALADPNKHVVVQTAPAVRVSIGEMFGLEPGSVVTGQLVAALRRLGFDKVFDTDFTADLTIMEEGSELIKRLNQGGTLPLITSCSPGWIKFIEHFYPDMLPHLSTCKSPQQMFGALAKTYYAEKAGIDPANIFVVSIMPCTAKKFEAGREEMQDSGYQDVDVALTTRELGKMLKEAGIDFSVLPEENYDDPLGISTGAGVIFGSTGGVMEAALRTAYELVTGEALPSLDLHEVRGLEGVKEAAVDLKGTTLKVAVAHGLGNAREILDRVVAGEQYHFIEIMCCPGGCIGGGGQPIPTNKEIREKRSAGIYRADLAMPMRKSHDNPAVQALYKEFLGEPLGHKSHALLHTSYTARSKY, via the coding sequence ATGGCAGCTGTAAATTTAACCATAGACGGAGTCCAGGTTCAGGCCCAGGCCGGCACTTCGGTGCTGGAGGCCGCCAAACAAGCGGGTATTAAAATACCCACCCTGTGCTACCTGGAAGAAATCAACGAAGTGGGTGCCTGCCGCATCTGCCTGGTGGAGGTGCAGGGCGCGCGTACGCTCCAGGCCTCCTGCGTCACCCCGGTTGCCGAGGGCATGGTGGTGCGCACCAATACCCCGGCAGTGCGTCACGCCCGCAAGCTCAACCTGGAGCTGATCATGTCCAATCACCCCCAGGAGTGCCTGTCCTGCCCCCGCAGCACCAACTGCGAATTGCAGCAACTGGCTGCGGAACTGGGCATCACCGAGCTGCGCTTTGCCGGGGAAGTATCCCCCTACGAGCCCGACCTGTCCAGTCCTTCCCTGGTGCGGGACCCGCGCAAGTGCATCCTCTGCCGGCGCTGTGTCAGCGTGTGCGAAAAAGTGCAGCAGGTCAACGCCATTGCACCCCAGGAGCGGGGTTTCAATACCATCGTTGCCCCGGCCTTCTTGGATCCCCTGGGCAGCGCGGCCTGTGTCAACTGTGGCCAGTGCGCCCTGGTCTGTCCCACTGCGGCCATCCATGAGAAGGACCAGACCGCCCAAGTGTGGGCCGCCCTGGCAGATCCCAATAAACACGTAGTGGTGCAAACTGCCCCCGCCGTGCGGGTGAGCATAGGCGAAATGTTCGGCCTGGAGCCCGGCAGCGTGGTCACCGGGCAACTGGTGGCGGCACTGCGCAGGCTGGGCTTTGATAAAGTATTCGACACCGATTTCACCGCAGATTTGACCATTATGGAGGAAGGCAGCGAATTAATTAAACGCCTGAACCAGGGTGGCACCCTGCCCTTAATCACCTCCTGCAGCCCGGGCTGGATTAAATTCATTGAACATTTTTACCCGGATATGCTGCCCCACCTGTCCACCTGCAAATCACCCCAGCAGATGTTCGGGGCTCTGGCCAAAACATATTATGCTGAAAAAGCGGGTATTGACCCGGCCAATATTTTCGTGGTCTCTATTATGCCCTGTACCGCCAAAAAATTTGAAGCAGGCCGGGAAGAAATGCAGGACAGCGGTTACCAGGATGTGGACGTGGCCCTCACTACCCGGGAACTGGGTAAAATGCTAAAAGAGGCCGGCATTGACTTTAGCGTACTGCCGGAGGAAAATTATGACGACCCGCTGGGCATTTCCACCGGCGCCGGGGTAATCTTCGGTTCCACCGGCGGCGTAATGGAAGCCGCTCTGCGCACCGCTTACGAGCTGGTTACCGGCGAGGCCCTGCCCTCCCTGGATTTACATGAAGTAAGGGGCCTTGAGGGAGTCAAGGAAGCCGCAGTGGACCTCAAAGGCACTACCCTGAAAGTAGCCGTGGCTCATGGCCTGGGCAACGCCAGGGAAATACTGGACAGGGTGGTTGCCGGCGAGCAATACCACTTTATCGAGATTATGTGTTGCCCCGGCGGCTGCATTGGCGGCGGCGGCCAGCCCATCCCCACCAACAAAGAAATCAGGGAGAAAAGATCGGCGGGCATATACCGGGCAGACCTGGCCATGCCCATGCGTAAATCCCACGACAACCCGGCGGTACAAGCTCTGTACAAGGAATTCTTGGGCGAACCCCTGGGCCATAAATCCCATGCACTGTTGCACACCAGCTACACCGCCCGCAGCAAATATTAA
- the nuoF gene encoding NADH-quinone oxidoreductase subunit NuoF yields the protein MEMYRSHVLVCAGAGCISSACKSVQTALMEHIDKHGLGKEVKVVETGCMGPCDLGPVVMIFPDGVFYRKLKPEDAAEIVSEHLLKGKVVQRLLHQPVGQTEKVTSFDQLDFFKRQTRIALRNTGVINPESVEEYIARDGYRALGQALSQMTPQQVVDTIKESGLRGRGGAGFPTGLKWEFTARATGSPKYVVCNADEGDPGAFMDRSILEGDPHSVLEAMAICGYAIGAAKGYIYVRAEYPLAVERLETAIAKAREYGLLGTNIFGTGFDFDVEIRVGAGAFVCGEETALLASIEGQRGEPRPKPPFPAQAGLWGKPTVINNVETWANVPPIILKGAQWFASIGTEKSKGTKVFALAGKVNNTGLVEVPMGTTLREIIFDIGGGIPGGKKFKAVQTGGPSGGCIPAEYLDTPVDYESLSKLGTIMGSGGMIIVDEDTCMVDLAKFFLEFVQEESCGKCAPCRIGTKRMLEILERITTGRGREGDIELLEELSQVIKSSALCGLGQTAPNPVLSTLRYFRSEYESHIRDKKCPAGACRSMLAYYINPEACKGCGLCSKLCPTEAITGEKKQPHVIDPDKCIKCGTCFEKCKFNAITTVN from the coding sequence ATGGAAATGTATCGGTCCCACGTGCTGGTTTGCGCCGGGGCGGGCTGCATATCTTCAGCCTGCAAATCAGTGCAAACCGCGCTAATGGAACATATAGATAAACACGGGCTGGGTAAGGAAGTCAAAGTGGTGGAAACAGGCTGCATGGGCCCCTGCGACCTGGGCCCGGTGGTGATGATTTTCCCGGACGGTGTATTTTACCGCAAGCTTAAACCCGAAGACGCCGCCGAAATTGTCAGCGAACACCTGCTTAAAGGTAAAGTGGTCCAGCGGCTGCTGCACCAGCCGGTGGGCCAAACCGAAAAGGTAACCAGCTTTGACCAGCTGGACTTTTTCAAGCGCCAGACTCGTATTGCTCTGCGCAACACCGGTGTGATCAACCCGGAATCCGTGGAAGAATATATTGCCAGGGATGGTTACCGCGCCCTTGGTCAAGCGCTGTCCCAAATGACTCCGCAGCAGGTGGTGGACACCATCAAAGAGTCGGGCTTGCGGGGCCGCGGCGGGGCTGGATTCCCCACCGGTCTAAAGTGGGAATTTACCGCCCGGGCCACCGGTAGTCCCAAATACGTGGTGTGTAACGCCGACGAGGGCGATCCCGGGGCCTTTATGGACCGCAGCATCCTGGAAGGCGATCCCCATTCCGTGCTGGAGGCCATGGCCATTTGCGGTTACGCCATCGGAGCGGCCAAAGGCTACATATACGTGCGGGCGGAATACCCGCTGGCGGTGGAAAGGTTGGAAACTGCCATTGCCAAAGCCCGTGAATATGGCCTTTTGGGAACCAATATTTTTGGTACCGGCTTTGATTTTGACGTTGAAATCCGGGTGGGCGCCGGCGCCTTCGTATGCGGCGAAGAAACCGCCCTGCTGGCCTCCATCGAGGGGCAGCGCGGCGAACCGCGGCCAAAACCCCCCTTCCCCGCCCAGGCTGGGCTATGGGGCAAGCCCACTGTGATCAATAACGTGGAAACCTGGGCCAACGTGCCCCCCATCATTTTAAAGGGCGCCCAGTGGTTTGCCTCCATCGGCACCGAAAAAAGCAAGGGTACCAAAGTGTTCGCCCTGGCGGGCAAAGTGAACAATACCGGCCTGGTGGAAGTGCCCATGGGCACTACCCTGCGAGAAATTATATTTGATATCGGGGGCGGCATTCCCGGGGGTAAAAAGTTCAAGGCTGTACAAACCGGCGGCCCGTCGGGGGGCTGTATCCCCGCCGAGTACCTGGACACACCGGTGGACTATGAATCCCTGTCCAAGCTGGGCACCATCATGGGGTCCGGCGGCATGATCATCGTGGACGAGGATACGTGTATGGTGGACCTGGCCAAGTTTTTCCTGGAGTTTGTGCAGGAGGAATCCTGCGGTAAGTGTGCCCCCTGTCGCATCGGCACCAAGCGCATGCTGGAAATTCTGGAACGTATTACAACAGGCCGGGGCCGGGAAGGCGACATCGAGCTGTTGGAAGAGCTCAGCCAGGTCATTAAAAGCTCCGCCCTGTGCGGGCTGGGCCAGACCGCGCCCAACCCGGTTTTAAGCACACTGCGTTATTTCCGCAGTGAGTACGAATCCCACATTCGGGATAAGAAGTGTCCCGCCGGGGCCTGCCGCAGTATGCTGGCTTACTATATCAACCCCGAAGCATGTAAAGGCTGTGGCCTGTGCAGCAAGCTATGCCCCACCGAAGCCATCACCGGGGAAAAGAAACAGCCCCATGTCATTGATCCCGACAAGTGTATTAAGTGCGGCACTTGCTTTGAAAAATGTAAATTCAATGCCATTACAACTGTTAATTAA
- a CDS encoding (2Fe-2S) ferredoxin domain-containing protein → MKSLDELDKLRQKLQQDMQVRDNDHEVRVTVSMGTCGIAAGAREIVQAMLEELKEQGLNNVALTQTSCVGLCQHEPLLEVARGGEKTTYINVDREKAREIVRKHLVQGQVIKDWTNPEK, encoded by the coding sequence ATGAAGAGTTTGGACGAGCTGGATAAATTACGGCAAAAGCTTCAGCAGGACATGCAAGTGCGGGATAATGACCACGAAGTGAGAGTTACTGTGAGCATGGGCACCTGCGGCATTGCCGCCGGCGCGCGGGAAATAGTGCAGGCCATGTTGGAGGAATTAAAGGAGCAAGGGCTGAACAACGTAGCTCTGACCCAGACCAGCTGTGTGGGCCTCTGCCAGCACGAACCGCTGCTGGAAGTAGCCCGGGGCGGGGAAAAAACTACCTACATCAATGTGGACCGGGAGAAAGCCCGGGAAATCGTGCGCAAACATCTGGTGCAGGGTCAGGTAATCAAGGACTGGACCAACCCGGAAAAATAA
- a CDS encoding ATP-binding protein, producing the protein MEELSQHILDIAFNSLEAGATELTISVWEDIKHNLLQFEVLDNGRGITAEDITKILDPFYTTKSFKRVGLGVPLLQEAVDRCGGNLKIKALPPGGTSVTATFPHDHLDRAPLGDITGTLITLITGHRQLNLVYRHRYNRQTFIFETRQLKTLLRGIPLHTPEVLVWLKNYLNLKIIDLRRETNEEFGRAG; encoded by the coding sequence ATGGAAGAATTGTCACAGCACATTTTGGACATTGCCTTTAATTCCCTGGAAGCCGGGGCGACGGAACTGACCATCAGTGTGTGGGAAGACATCAAGCATAATTTGCTCCAATTTGAAGTGCTGGACAACGGTCGAGGCATCACCGCGGAGGATATAACCAAAATACTGGACCCTTTTTATACCACCAAGAGTTTTAAGCGCGTAGGTCTGGGCGTTCCCCTACTGCAGGAGGCGGTGGACCGGTGTGGCGGTAATTTGAAGATTAAAGCGCTGCCCCCGGGCGGCACGTCAGTTACGGCGACCTTTCCCCATGACCACCTGGACCGTGCTCCCCTGGGTGACATCACCGGAACTCTGATCACTCTCATTACAGGCCACCGGCAATTAAACCTGGTTTACCGGCACCGGTACAACAGGCAAACCTTTATTTTTGAAACCCGCCAGCTAAAAACCCTGTTGCGAGGCATTCCCCTGCACACGCCGGAAGTGCTGGTGTGGTTAAAAAATTACCTGAACTTAAAAATTATCGATTTGAGGAGGGAAACCAATGAAGAGTTTGGACGAGCTGGATAA
- the nuoE gene encoding NADH-quinone oxidoreductase subunit NuoE: protein MSNGCTCHAQAQLTPEHMAQVDKIMEPYRGQPGSLIQVLHKAQNEVGYLPREVQVRVAEGLNVPLTKVYGVVSFYSLFTTKPKGKHKIHVCAGTACYVRGANELLDKLEEDLQVKPGDTTADGRFSVDVVRCLGACGLGPVVTVDDEVYGRVNNEKLDGILAKYKKE from the coding sequence ATGTCAAACGGCTGCACATGCCATGCCCAAGCCCAGTTAACCCCGGAGCACATGGCCCAGGTGGATAAAATAATGGAACCCTACCGTGGCCAGCCGGGCAGCTTGATTCAGGTACTGCATAAAGCCCAAAACGAAGTGGGCTACCTGCCCCGGGAGGTACAGGTGCGGGTGGCCGAGGGGCTGAACGTGCCTTTAACCAAGGTTTACGGGGTGGTATCCTTTTACTCGCTGTTTACCACTAAACCCAAAGGAAAACACAAGATTCACGTTTGCGCGGGTACGGCGTGCTACGTGCGGGGGGCCAATGAGCTGCTGGATAAACTGGAGGAAGATTTGCAAGTCAAACCCGGTGACACCACTGCAGATGGCCGTTTTTCCGTGGATGTGGTCCGCTGCCTGGGTGCCTGTGGCCTGGGGCCGGTGGTTACAGTGGACGATGAAGTGTACGGCAGGGTGAATAACGAGAAGCTGGACGGTATTCTGGCCAAATATAAAAAGGAGTGA
- a CDS encoding DRTGG domain-containing protein has protein sequence MNLWAEIMDRLQLTLRTKPRALKRPIRSAYCGDLLSDVLAHANPGDLWITIHRHRNIVAVAALVKLSGIIITGGRTPDPDTLETAERECIPLFTTPLDNFQAAGKIYAILSDYF, from the coding sequence ATGAACCTGTGGGCAGAGATAATGGACCGGTTGCAGCTGACGCTACGGACTAAGCCCCGTGCCCTCAAGCGTCCCATCCGGAGCGCCTATTGCGGAGACCTGTTAAGTGACGTGCTAGCCCACGCCAACCCCGGCGATCTTTGGATCACCATCCATCGCCACCGTAACATTGTGGCGGTGGCCGCCCTGGTTAAGCTCAGCGGTATCATCATTACCGGTGGCCGCACACCGGACCCGGATACCTTGGAAACCGCGGAGCGGGAATGCATCCCTTTGTTTACCACACCCCTGGATAATTTTCAGGCGGCAGGAAAAATTTATGCAATATTATCTGATTATTTTTAA
- a CDS encoding ImmA/IrrE family metallo-endopeptidase, producing MTLKNPAEFYPEMKRLCAECGVALVLVPYLPRTYICGATIWRKNKAILALSVKGKRADVFWFTFFHELAHLINHSDNRIHISYENEADDLASNYLISEEQYRVFIDKYNYRDKRQIINYSLGIGIAPFILLGRLQHNGLIGYQHYNDLIPSFEIVVN from the coding sequence TTGACATTGAAGAACCCGGCTGAATTTTATCCAGAAATGAAAAGACTATGTGCCGAATGTGGTGTTGCCTTGGTTTTAGTTCCTTATCTCCCAAGAACTTATATATGCGGGGCAACAATATGGAGAAAGAACAAGGCGATACTTGCGTTAAGTGTGAAAGGAAAACGGGCAGATGTATTTTGGTTTACCTTCTTCCACGAACTGGCACATTTAATTAATCACTCGGACAATAGGATCCACATTAGTTATGAAAATGAGGCCGACGATTTAGCTAGTAATTATTTAATTTCGGAAGAGCAGTATAGAGTTTTTATTGATAAATACAATTATAGGGATAAAAGGCAGATAATAAATTATTCCCTTGGGATTGGTATAGCCCCATTTATACTTTTAGGAAGGTTACAACACAATGGATTAATAGGATATCAACATTATAACGACTTAATACCATCTTTTGAAATAGTTGTAAATTAA
- a CDS encoding HigA family addiction module antitoxin has protein sequence MVNKKDNAQFMPSVAIPPGETIKENMIFLGMSQRELAARLDITPKHLSNIINGNAPITYETALKLERVIGPSAQFWMNLETNYQLNKARLEEQEEIKLELDLEILKKIPYKEMSEFKWVKATRNRIERVLNCRSFFGVAELSSIKNSYDVAFRIHKQVRETSDYGILAWLRKAELEGLKVEVDKYNKRKLENLIPTFRKLTLKNPAEFYPEMKRLCADF, from the coding sequence ATGGTAAACAAAAAAGATAATGCTCAATTTATGCCAAGCGTTGCAATTCCTCCAGGGGAGACAATCAAAGAAAATATGATCTTTTTAGGAATGAGTCAAAGGGAATTAGCTGCCAGGTTAGATATAACACCAAAACATCTAAGCAACATTATTAATGGTAATGCTCCCATTACCTATGAAACAGCTTTGAAATTAGAAAGGGTTATAGGACCTAGTGCCCAATTTTGGATGAATTTGGAGACTAATTATCAATTAAATAAAGCTAGATTAGAAGAGCAAGAGGAAATAAAATTAGAGTTAGATTTGGAAATTTTAAAGAAGATACCATACAAAGAAATGAGTGAATTTAAATGGGTAAAGGCAACTAGGAATAGGATAGAGAGAGTTCTTAATTGCAGAAGTTTTTTTGGTGTTGCCGAGCTTTCTTCCATAAAAAACTCATATGACGTGGCTTTTAGAATACACAAACAGGTAAGGGAAACATCTGACTATGGGATATTGGCTTGGCTTAGAAAGGCAGAATTGGAAGGGCTAAAGGTGGAAGTGGATAAATACAATAAAAGAAAGCTAGAAAATCTTATTCCTACTTTTAGAAAATTGACATTGAAGAACCCGGCTGAATTTTATCCAGAAATGAAAAGACTATGTGCCGACTTTTAG
- a CDS encoding Swt1 family HEPN domain-containing protein, with translation MSYSNLERVGKGLEVLRRGLGPYIARELKAKWGRRWWQIVSETSLTGTVGLESKREGQDADEAYAKLDVQALLVLMWNNWNEVFQVKLGHTGRSYVSELREVRNRWAHQQPFTVDDAYRALDTITRLLEAVSSEYALLSKKLSRDLLRQRFDDEAKKAKKKSAREVIQTGTIPGLKPWREVITPHPDVASGRYQQAEFAADLAQVLHNEAEMEYQDPAEFFKRTYLTEGLSHLLKMAIERLSGMGGDPVVQLQTSFGGGKTHSMLALYHLVGGQIAPGQIPGLEPILTKLGLSQVPICNRAVIVGTDFSVAQPRQKPDGTLVNTLWGEIAYQLGGPKAYAIVAREDRQGVSPGSGVIKQLLDTYGPALVLIDEWVAFARNIYGVSGLCAGSFDANMTFAQALTEGAKRSRQSMVVTSIPASDIEIGGEGGQAALERLQNTFGRLESVWKPAAMEESFEIVRRRLFTSNIDYAARDAVINTFIKMYREQQKEFPRECSESDYQRRMVIAYPVHPELFDRLYQDWSTLERFQRTRGVLRLMAAAIHQLWEREDKSLLIMPGTIPLDSPPVRHEMTRYLPDGWPAVIDADIDGPVSRPLALDRENPNMGRYSACRRVARTVFIGSAPSVAAQRVRGLEEVRLKLGCVQPGEATATFGDALRRLVDQLTYLYSDNTRFWFDTRPSVNRLAADRAEQLVDYADEEIKKRLLKIKDKGDFAGVHMAPGSSADVADEQYTRLVVLDHKHYHSSGNDNSPALRAAREILESRGSGPRQYRNTLVFVATDKNRVPELERAARQYLAWKSIDKEKEELNLDAFQTRQVVSNVKRTSETVDAIIQEAYAYLLVPVQEGTGPIEWETSRITGGGENMVLRANKKLLSTQHLITKWSPALLRMELDRWLWKETPHINIKNLWGYLTTYCYLPRLKDETVLMQAINEGICGLEYFAYAANITGDGRYQGLKIGQVLPTGQLYLDSISLLVKPEVALKQIEEEKRQREQAAEKARGGPGYTIRPDDGKDGVEESKRPGIGGEPDGELNEGKDTGQESPARPKRFYGSVTLDSTRVGRDAGTIAQEVIAHLTSLMGASVEITLDIAATIPDGAPDDVVRTVTENCRTLKFRVHGFEEE, from the coding sequence ATGTCTTACAGCAACCTTGAGCGGGTCGGCAAAGGTTTGGAAGTATTGAGAAGGGGCCTTGGTCCTTACATAGCCAGGGAGCTTAAAGCAAAATGGGGCCGGCGGTGGTGGCAGATTGTTTCCGAAACATCACTGACCGGTACGGTGGGGTTGGAAAGTAAAAGAGAAGGTCAGGATGCCGATGAAGCATACGCCAAACTGGATGTTCAGGCGCTGCTGGTGTTGATGTGGAACAACTGGAACGAGGTTTTCCAGGTTAAGCTGGGGCATACCGGGCGCAGTTATGTCAGTGAATTGAGAGAAGTGCGCAACCGCTGGGCGCACCAGCAGCCCTTTACCGTCGATGACGCATACCGGGCTCTGGACACTATTACCCGGCTGCTGGAAGCGGTATCCTCGGAATATGCTTTGTTGAGTAAAAAGCTCAGCCGTGATTTATTGAGGCAAAGGTTTGATGACGAGGCCAAAAAAGCGAAAAAAAAGAGTGCCCGGGAAGTTATCCAAACCGGCACCATACCCGGTTTGAAGCCCTGGCGTGAAGTAATCACCCCCCATCCCGATGTGGCCTCTGGCCGGTACCAGCAGGCTGAATTTGCCGCTGATTTGGCCCAGGTGTTACACAACGAAGCTGAAATGGAATACCAGGATCCGGCTGAATTCTTTAAGCGCACTTATTTGACCGAGGGTTTGTCCCATTTATTGAAAATGGCCATTGAGCGCCTGTCGGGAATGGGCGGGGATCCGGTGGTCCAGTTACAGACCTCCTTTGGCGGCGGTAAAACCCACTCCATGCTGGCCCTTTACCACCTGGTGGGGGGACAGATCGCCCCCGGGCAAATCCCCGGCCTGGAACCCATATTGACCAAACTTGGTTTAAGCCAGGTGCCCATATGCAACCGGGCGGTTATAGTGGGCACTGACTTTTCCGTGGCCCAGCCGCGGCAAAAACCCGACGGTACACTGGTTAATACATTGTGGGGGGAGATAGCTTATCAGCTTGGCGGGCCGAAAGCCTATGCCATCGTGGCCAGGGAGGACAGGCAGGGGGTTTCGCCCGGTTCCGGGGTTATTAAGCAGTTACTGGATACATATGGCCCTGCCCTGGTATTGATTGACGAATGGGTGGCCTTTGCCCGTAATATTTATGGTGTCAGTGGTTTATGCGCCGGTAGTTTTGATGCCAACATGACCTTTGCCCAGGCCCTTACCGAAGGGGCCAAGCGTTCCCGGCAGTCCATGGTGGTTACCAGCATACCGGCCTCAGACATAGAAATTGGCGGTGAAGGTGGCCAGGCGGCCCTGGAAAGATTGCAGAACACCTTTGGCCGCCTGGAATCGGTGTGGAAGCCCGCAGCAATGGAGGAAAGTTTTGAAATAGTACGGCGCCGGTTATTTACCTCTAACATTGATTATGCCGCCAGGGATGCGGTCATTAACACCTTCATAAAAATGTACCGGGAGCAGCAAAAGGAATTCCCCCGGGAATGCAGTGAAAGTGATTACCAGCGCCGGATGGTCATTGCCTATCCCGTGCACCCGGAGTTGTTCGACCGGTTATACCAGGACTGGTCCACTTTGGAGCGGTTCCAGCGTACCCGGGGAGTGCTGCGGTTGATGGCTGCCGCCATCCACCAGTTGTGGGAGCGGGAGGATAAATCCCTTTTGATCATGCCCGGCACAATACCCCTGGACAGCCCGCCGGTGCGGCATGAAATGACCAGGTATTTACCTGATGGATGGCCCGCTGTCATCGATGCCGATATTGATGGCCCCGTATCAAGACCCCTTGCCCTGGACAGGGAAAACCCCAACATGGGCCGTTACTCCGCCTGCCGCCGGGTAGCCCGCACGGTTTTTATCGGCAGTGCTCCATCCGTGGCCGCCCAGCGGGTCAGGGGGCTGGAGGAGGTGCGGTTAAAACTGGGCTGTGTACAGCCCGGTGAAGCAACAGCCACCTTTGGGGATGCGTTGCGCCGCCTGGTGGACCAGTTAACTTACCTGTACAGCGACAACACCCGGTTCTGGTTTGACACCCGGCCCAGTGTCAATCGCCTGGCGGCGGACCGGGCGGAACAGCTGGTTGATTACGCTGATGAGGAGATTAAAAAGCGGCTGTTGAAAATCAAGGACAAAGGTGATTTTGCCGGCGTGCACATGGCGCCGGGCAGTAGCGCCGATGTTGCGGATGAGCAATATACCCGGCTGGTGGTCCTGGACCATAAACATTATCATTCCTCCGGCAATGATAATTCACCGGCCCTGCGGGCGGCCAGGGAAATTTTGGAGAGCAGGGGCTCAGGCCCCCGCCAGTACCGCAATACCCTGGTGTTTGTGGCCACCGATAAAAACAGGGTGCCGGAACTGGAACGGGCAGCCAGGCAATACCTGGCCTGGAAGTCCATTGATAAAGAAAAGGAAGAATTAAACCTGGATGCCTTTCAAACCAGGCAGGTGGTATCCAACGTCAAGAGAACCAGTGAAACAGTGGATGCCATAATCCAGGAAGCCTACGCTTATTTACTGGTACCCGTCCAGGAGGGAACCGGTCCCATTGAATGGGAAACTTCACGCATAACCGGCGGCGGTGAAAACATGGTGCTGCGGGCCAACAAAAAGCTGCTCAGTACCCAGCACCTGATTACCAAATGGTCTCCGGCGCTGCTGAGAATGGAGCTGGACCGGTGGTTGTGGAAAGAAACCCCCCACATTAACATCAAGAATTTATGGGGTTATTTGACCACGTATTGTTATTTGCCCCGGCTGAAGGATGAAACTGTGTTGATGCAGGCCATCAACGAGGGTATCTGCGGCCTGGAATATTTTGCTTATGCCGCCAACATAACTGGTGATGGAAGATACCAGGGCTTGAAGATAGGCCAGGTGTTGCCCACCGGGCAGTTATACCTGGATAGTATCAGTTTGCTGGTAAAACCCGAAGTGGCTTTGAAACAAATTGAGGAGGAAAAAAGGCAGCGGGAGCAGGCCGCGGAAAAAGCCCGGGGTGGCCCCGGCTATACTATAAGACCGGATGATGGTAAAGATGGTGTAGAAGAATCGAAACGCCCGGGAATTGGTGGCGAGCCGGATGGCGAATTGAATGAAGGGAAGGATACCGGTCAGGAATCCCCTGCCAGGCCCAAGCGCTTTTACGGCAGCGTGACCCTGGATAGTACCAGGGTGGGACGGGACGCCGGCACCATTGCCCAGGAAGTAATCGCCCATTTAACCTCGCTCATGGGCGCCAGTGTGGAAATAACCCTGGATATTGCGGCCACCATTCCCGACGGGGCACCTGATGATGTGGTGAGAACCGTGACGGAAAATTGTCGCACGCTGAAGTTTAGGGTGCATGGATTTGAAGAAGAGTGA